Proteins from one Limisphaerales bacterium genomic window:
- a CDS encoding membrane dipeptidase, producing MLILDAHLDLSMNAMEWNRDLTQPVSILRERETGMSDLKDRGRGTVSLPEMRRGSVGLCVATQIARYVKQGNRLSGWHSPEQAWAQTQGQLAWYRAMEVQGEMVQIADRTSLDRHVDLWENNPPNDAPIGYILSLEGADSIITPAWLERSHAQGLRALGLSHYGPGTYAQGTASTGGLGPRGRELLAEMEQFKLILDATHLCDDSFAEALDAFGGSVWASHNNCRALVPNDRQFSDEQILRLVERDAVIGGALDAWMMVPGWQRGTTTPESSGVKLEHMIDHLDHICQLAGNARHIGIGTDLDGGFGREQSPGDLDTIADLQRLPELLSARGYSQDDIAGVMHGNFLRFLREAW from the coding sequence ATGTTGATTCTGGATGCTCATCTCGATCTTTCGATGAATGCGATGGAATGGAACCGCGATCTCACACAGCCAGTTTCCATCTTGCGCGAACGCGAGACTGGCATGAGCGATTTAAAAGATCGCGGCCGGGGAACGGTGTCGCTCCCCGAAATGCGCCGTGGCTCCGTGGGCTTGTGTGTGGCTACTCAAATTGCTCGATATGTAAAGCAGGGCAACCGGCTTTCCGGTTGGCATTCACCGGAACAGGCGTGGGCGCAAACTCAAGGCCAGCTCGCGTGGTATCGCGCAATGGAGGTGCAGGGGGAGATGGTGCAAATCGCCGATAGAACCAGTCTCGATCGTCATGTGGATTTATGGGAAAACAATCCGCCGAATGACGCGCCCATTGGTTACATTCTTTCACTGGAAGGTGCCGATTCCATCATCACACCCGCGTGGCTGGAAAGATCTCATGCACAGGGTTTGCGCGCGCTGGGGCTGTCGCATTATGGGCCGGGCACGTACGCGCAGGGCACGGCCTCCACTGGCGGGTTGGGGCCGCGTGGGCGGGAATTGCTCGCAGAAATGGAGCAGTTCAAGCTCATCCTTGATGCTACTCATTTGTGTGACGACAGTTTTGCCGAAGCGTTGGATGCCTTTGGCGGATCCGTGTGGGCGAGTCATAATAACTGCCGGGCCTTAGTGCCAAATGATCGCCAGTTTTCTGACGAACAAATCTTGCGACTCGTCGAGCGTGATGCCGTGATTGGCGGTGCGCTGGACGCATGGATGATGGTACCGGGTTGGCAACGGGGCACAACTACCCCTGAATCTTCCGGCGTGAAGCTGGAACATATGATCGACCATTTGGATCACATTTGCCAACTCGCGGGCAACGCCCGGCACATCGGCATTGGCACGGATCTTGATGGCGGCTTTGGCCGCGAACAAAGCCCTGGCGATCTCGATACCATTGCCGATCTACAGCGCTTGCCGGAGTTGCTATCCGCGCGCGGCTATTCACAGGACGATATTGCGGGTGTGATGCACGGAAATTTCCTGCGCTTTCTGCGCGAGGCGTGGTAG